From a region of the Oligoflexia bacterium genome:
- a CDS encoding phosphatase PAP2 family protein has translation MAYTKINRLIAYPLTYFYVMAGYIITNYNSLNPPQFLPLTFLDMQIPFLEWTGWIYCTVYFVPLIAAFVVTKDRDIKAMLTCFLVLSTLCFIVFLMHPTTYPRPTLSEPNFFNFPLQIAFQIDRPSNCWPSLHVVYAFLTAFFVQLYKPRLGSFLLLWAIVIAISTLTVKQHYLWDVLAGYLLARVGFKASMMFWSRQSVVSRT, from the coding sequence ATGGCCTATACTAAAATAAATAGGCTCATCGCATATCCGTTGACCTATTTTTATGTGATGGCTGGCTATATTATCACTAATTATAATTCGTTGAATCCTCCACAGTTTTTGCCACTTACATTTTTAGACATGCAAATACCATTTTTAGAATGGACGGGTTGGATTTACTGCACAGTATATTTTGTGCCTTTGATCGCTGCTTTTGTGGTGACAAAAGATCGTGATATAAAAGCCATGCTTACTTGCTTTCTAGTTTTATCTACACTTTGTTTTATTGTTTTTCTCATGCATCCAACGACTTACCCACGGCCAACACTTTCAGAGCCGAATTTTTTCAACTTCCCTTTGCAAATTGCATTTCAAATTGATCGCCCATCAAACTGTTGGCCTTCTTTGCATGTTGTTTACGCTTTTTTAACAGCATTTTTTGTACAACTCTATAAGCCACGTCTTGGAAGTTTTTTGCTCCTGTGGGCCATCGTCATTGCAATTTCAACACTCACAGTAAAGCAGCATTATCTTTGGGATGTGTTAGCGGGATATCTTTTAGCGCGCGTGGGATTTAAAGCATCGATGATGTTTTGGTCTCGTCAAAGTGTGGTTTCACGTACCTAA
- a CDS encoding TlpA disulfide reductase family protein, which translates to MNETEDQEEVVLRQSEGPVGDSNRPQKRINIPFWGKVLIMCAIVFFASIGYLRSSHYHDENIADIQDGPTDVPAPEKRKVVPDILMVASPGNTKRLSDFKGKVVLLSFWASWCTPCLIELPTFIDLHEKLASKGLVIIPLNVDEPDTASKFVPDFWKARKFPFATFYDPTHSESEKFNIESLPSNFVLDKQGRLVAQGYGANDWGSEASVKFIEQLLTE; encoded by the coding sequence ATGAATGAAACAGAAGACCAAGAAGAAGTCGTCTTAAGACAATCAGAAGGGCCTGTGGGAGACTCTAATCGCCCACAGAAACGCATAAATATTCCTTTTTGGGGAAAAGTCCTCATCATGTGCGCGATTGTCTTTTTTGCTAGCATTGGCTATCTCCGCTCCTCTCATTATCATGACGAAAATATTGCTGATATACAAGATGGCCCAACAGATGTTCCTGCGCCTGAGAAAAGAAAAGTGGTTCCAGACATTCTTATGGTCGCAAGTCCAGGTAACACCAAACGCCTAAGTGATTTTAAAGGAAAAGTCGTACTGCTTTCATTTTGGGCTAGCTGGTGCACACCTTGTTTGATTGAACTGCCAACCTTTATTGACCTCCATGAAAAACTCGCATCCAAAGGTCTTGTGATTATTCCACTCAATGTTGACGAACCTGATACCGCCTCAAAGTTTGTTCCAGATTTTTGGAAAGCCAGGAAATTTCCGTTTGCGACGTTTTATGATCCAACTCATTCAGAATCAGAAAAATTTAATATTGAATCACTGCCCAGTAATTTTGTACTCGATAAACAAGGAAGACTTGTTGCCCAAGGTTATGGTGCTAATGACTGGGGCAGCGAAGCCAGTGTGAAGTTTATAGAACAGCTGTTGACCGAGTAA